In one window of Niallia sp. Man26 DNA:
- a CDS encoding Cof-type HAD-IIB family hydrolase, with amino-acid sequence MQKIIFMDIDGTLVNDHGIIPDSAKQAVRQARENGHLVFICTGRSKAELFPEILEVGFDGIIGAAGGYIEIDEEVLLHERVSTEDVEHLVAYFDEHGIDYYLESNGGLFASKNCKAHIRKIIDNFLMENPHAREEVEKGLQPFHDCLIEGENPIRDDINKISFLGSDVPISEISREFEAKFTVISSTVPIFGENSGELSVPGIHKATAIEILINHLKIDKQNTFAYGDGLNDLEMLEYVQYGIAMGNAKEPVKLAADDITDTHDEHGIYNSFKKYGLL; translated from the coding sequence ATGCAAAAAATCATATTTATGGATATTGACGGAACATTGGTTAATGATCATGGCATCATTCCAGATTCAGCAAAACAGGCAGTCAGGCAAGCAAGGGAAAACGGCCATTTAGTGTTTATTTGTACGGGCCGGTCTAAAGCAGAACTGTTTCCGGAAATACTAGAAGTCGGCTTCGACGGCATTATTGGGGCAGCCGGCGGATATATTGAAATAGACGAAGAAGTATTGCTGCATGAAAGAGTTAGTACAGAGGATGTAGAGCATCTTGTAGCCTATTTCGATGAGCATGGAATTGATTATTATTTAGAGTCAAATGGCGGCTTATTTGCCAGTAAAAACTGCAAAGCTCATATACGGAAGATTATTGATAACTTCTTAATGGAAAATCCACATGCAAGAGAAGAAGTGGAGAAAGGATTGCAGCCATTTCATGACTGCCTGATAGAAGGAGAAAATCCAATTAGAGATGATATAAATAAAATATCATTTTTAGGTTCGGATGTGCCTATATCAGAGATTAGCAGAGAATTTGAAGCTAAGTTTACGGTCATTTCAAGTACAGTCCCAATCTTTGGTGAAAACAGCGGGGAATTATCGGTTCCTGGCATTCATAAAGCTACGGCAATTGAGATACTCATAAATCATTTGAAGATTGACAAACAAAACACATTTGCATATGGCGATGGCCTAAATGATTTAGAAATGCTTGAATACGTTCAATACGGTATCGCAATGGGTAATGCAAAAGAACCAGTGAAACTTGCAGCCGATGATATAACAGATACTCATGATGAACATGGTATTTATAACAGTTTTAAGAAATACGGATTGCTATAA
- a CDS encoding alpha/beta hydrolase has protein sequence MQTKKEKVPTSKGIIEYSISGKGEPNIILMNGGSGPIEGWMKIIKEISKMSAVFAYNRLGVGDSEKPKENQDGITIIETLREALAVLNIKPPYLLVGHSLGGLYANLYARLYPDEVYGVVFLEASHPNDMLLDEHYGKIVKSVNKMLSRFDTLSAHKKFDEIHFVKKTIQQINEHPSFPEIPLYVITGGKANRLIPKEALKRRQENQLELLTLAKTSKQIIAKNSGHFPQLTDHKIVITTILEAVQNYKDKLE, from the coding sequence TTGCAGACAAAAAAAGAAAAGGTACCGACTTCAAAAGGAATAATAGAATATTCTATTTCTGGAAAAGGAGAGCCGAATATTATTTTAATGAACGGCGGCTCCGGCCCGATTGAAGGCTGGATGAAGATCATCAAGGAAATCTCTAAAATGTCTGCTGTCTTTGCTTATAACCGTCTAGGTGTGGGCGACAGTGAAAAACCGAAAGAAAATCAAGATGGAATTACAATAATTGAAACACTCAGGGAAGCTTTAGCGGTCCTCAACATAAAGCCGCCATACTTGCTTGTAGGACATTCCCTCGGCGGTTTATATGCCAATTTATATGCACGGCTCTATCCTGATGAAGTTTACGGAGTTGTCTTTCTAGAGGCCAGCCATCCGAATGATATGCTGCTGGATGAACATTATGGAAAGATTGTTAAATCAGTTAATAAAATGCTGTCAAGGTTTGATACTTTGTCAGCACATAAAAAATTCGATGAAATTCATTTTGTAAAAAAGACAATACAGCAGATTAACGAGCATCCCTCATTTCCTGAAATCCCGTTATATGTCATAACAGGGGGAAAGGCCAACAGACTTATCCCAAAGGAAGCACTAAAAAGAAGACAAGAAAATCAACTGGAATTGTTGACATTAGCGAAAACCAGCAAACAAATAATAGCCAAAAACAGCGGTCATTTTCCGCAATTGACAGACCACAAGATTGTGATAACTACCATTTTGGAAGCTGTACAGAATTATAAGGACAAACTGGAATAA
- a CDS encoding PrsW family intramembrane metalloprotease gives MKCPQCVYTNPDGVKFCINCGEKFIKDNTMGDDNSFFYEFAHYVDMVPKRERSVNPKFHNIFSRVFHDHSELEAERLFIVGTALTTPKITEVTDTWPKPWLFARVFIIALLTFAGFYIGVSYFKNANFIPGLILTGSFAVPFTTLIFFWEMNAPQNIAFYRIMYIVLLGGILSMLVALLFFDILRNTSNAITTGIVEELAKTITVISFVRYRKYRFILNGLLIGAAVGVGFAAFETAGYALRALLSGGGSHLYYTILWRGILAPGGHVAWSALAGAAFCRVQGDEPFKLSMLMRFRFLRVFILVVLLHAFWDFDAPWMFPYGQLSLMAASWVAVFLLIRAGLKEIGTMKLKI, from the coding sequence TTGAAGTGTCCACAATGTGTGTATACGAATCCAGATGGTGTGAAGTTCTGCATTAACTGTGGTGAAAAATTCATCAAGGACAATACGATGGGTGATGACAATAGCTTTTTTTACGAATTTGCCCATTATGTAGACATGGTACCGAAAAGAGAACGCTCTGTTAATCCTAAATTCCATAATATCTTTTCCCGCGTTTTTCATGATCATAGTGAATTGGAAGCAGAACGGCTGTTTATTGTGGGAACGGCACTGACAACACCAAAGATTACGGAAGTGACAGATACATGGCCTAAACCGTGGCTGTTTGCAAGGGTATTTATAATCGCTCTTCTTACATTCGCAGGTTTTTACATAGGTGTCAGCTATTTTAAAAATGCTAACTTTATCCCCGGATTGATTTTAACAGGGTCTTTTGCTGTTCCATTCACGACATTGATTTTCTTTTGGGAGATGAATGCTCCCCAAAATATTGCCTTTTATAGAATTATGTACATTGTTTTGTTAGGCGGAATTCTTTCGATGCTTGTTGCATTATTATTTTTTGATATATTGCGGAATACGTCTAATGCAATAACAACTGGAATTGTCGAAGAACTTGCCAAAACGATCACAGTTATTTCATTTGTCCGTTACCGAAAATACCGGTTTATTCTTAATGGACTGCTTATTGGTGCTGCTGTCGGTGTTGGATTTGCAGCATTTGAAACAGCAGGATATGCGTTAAGAGCTTTGCTTTCCGGCGGAGGATCGCATTTGTACTATACGATTTTATGGAGAGGGATTCTTGCTCCAGGCGGACATGTTGCTTGGTCTGCACTGGCAGGAGCTGCCTTTTGCAGGGTGCAGGGAGACGAGCCATTTAAACTGAGCATGCTCATGCGCTTCCGGTTTTTACGAGTATTTATCTTAGTTGTGCTATTGCATGCTTTTTGGGATTTTGACGCTCCTTGGATGTTTCCTTATGGACAGCTCTCCCTGATGGCAGCATCATGGGTCGCAGTATTTTTGTTAATACGTGCAGGCTTAAAAGAGATAGGAACAATGAAATTAAAGATCTAA
- the srtB gene encoding class B sortase, whose product MTIIEQKKSNWLQQIVLILSIGVFLFSLFKIGHIVYGYVKNDKIMAEIQEVYHKDTSTTSKAADPLESMTEINEDIIGWMTIDDTKIDYPILQSTDNEYYLNRNYKKEESKAGSIFMDYRNKQGADNLHTIIYGHEMKNGSMFGELEKLLDEDFFSKHHTFQYKTKAGNYEVEIFSVYATTTEFDYLKTEFSTDEQYKDFLQTISAKSAFPTNVELNEQDQIITLSTCSNMSDPNEGRFVVHGKITEIQ is encoded by the coding sequence TTGACGATCATTGAGCAAAAAAAATCCAATTGGCTGCAGCAAATCGTGCTTATTCTTTCAATCGGTGTCTTTCTTTTTAGCCTATTTAAGATTGGTCATATTGTGTACGGCTATGTGAAAAATGATAAGATAATGGCAGAAATTCAAGAAGTGTATCACAAAGACACAAGCACGACAAGTAAGGCAGCAGATCCACTTGAAAGCATGACAGAAATCAATGAAGATATTATCGGGTGGATGACGATAGATGATACAAAAATAGATTATCCGATTTTACAAAGCACGGATAATGAATACTATTTGAATCGGAATTATAAAAAAGAAGAGTCAAAAGCAGGAAGTATTTTTATGGATTATCGAAACAAGCAAGGCGCAGACAATCTTCATACCATCATCTATGGTCATGAAATGAAAAATGGGTCAATGTTTGGCGAGTTAGAGAAATTATTAGATGAAGACTTTTTTTCCAAGCACCATACCTTCCAGTATAAAACGAAGGCCGGAAACTACGAAGTCGAAATTTTCTCTGTTTATGCAACAACCACCGAATTCGATTATTTAAAAACAGAGTTTTCTACAGATGAACAATACAAGGATTTCCTGCAAACTATTTCAGCAAAATCTGCGTTTCCAACAAACGTAGAATTAAATGAACAAGACCAGATTATCACATTATCAACATGCAGCAATATGTCAGACCCGAATGAAGGCAGATTTGTTGTTCATGGGAAAATAACAGAGATACAATAG
- a CDS encoding AraC family transcriptional regulator gives MYSQMIRQSVEFIETNIHEPLSLSILAKEAGFSKYHFHRIFQKEIGVSASEYIRYRRLANAAHMLLYTDEKIIDIAFYYHFESQESFTRSFKKYYQIPPGQYRKLMSKLTLQREEITMKDSQLLKGWNLSGSNPFHYEMAIDRKNVHKGKASGCLKAIQPSASQDFATMMQQFKADKYLNKRLKLTGFIKTKDVDISCGLWMRIDDRLGDVLQFDNMSNRPITGDTEWNHYSIVLDIPKNSAVIAFGVLLSGNGSVWVDGIRFEEVDEHTPTTNMDFTEELLDEPVNLSFEEWIEH, from the coding sequence ATGTACAGTCAAATGATACGGCAATCAGTCGAGTTTATTGAAACGAACATCCATGAACCACTATCTTTAAGTATTCTTGCTAAAGAAGCAGGATTTTCTAAATATCACTTTCATCGCATTTTTCAAAAGGAAATTGGCGTCTCCGCTTCTGAATATATTCGATACCGGAGGCTTGCCAACGCTGCCCATATGCTTCTTTACACAGATGAAAAAATAATTGATATTGCCTTTTACTATCACTTTGAGTCACAAGAATCCTTTACACGCTCCTTTAAAAAATATTATCAAATACCGCCAGGACAATATCGGAAACTCATGAGCAAGCTTACACTACAAAGGGAGGAAATAACCATGAAAGATAGTCAATTATTAAAAGGCTGGAATTTAAGCGGATCAAACCCTTTTCATTATGAAATGGCGATCGACAGGAAAAATGTTCACAAAGGCAAAGCGTCAGGCTGTTTGAAAGCAATTCAGCCTTCTGCCTCACAAGATTTTGCAACCATGATGCAGCAGTTTAAAGCAGATAAATATCTTAACAAAAGATTAAAGCTGACTGGTTTTATTAAAACGAAGGATGTTGATATATCCTGTGGTCTATGGATGCGAATCGATGATAGGCTTGGCGATGTTTTACAGTTTGATAATATGAGCAATCGACCGATTACTGGCGACACGGAATGGAATCACTACTCCATCGTACTAGATATTCCAAAAAACAGTGCAGTAATTGCCTTTGGTGTTTTACTTTCAGGGAATGGCAGTGTTTGGGTAGATGGAATTAGATTTGAAGAGGTAGATGAACATACTCCTACAACAAACATGGATTTTACAGAAGAACTGTTAGATGAGCCTGTAAACTTATCCTTTGAGGAATGGATCGAACACTAA
- a CDS encoding GNAT family N-acetyltransferase, whose amino-acid sequence MKIKTTSTWDQELWEDAGPIYAEAFGEKGAKPVKIIQNMLTKGIAELYIGYNESKAIAMALVGKLNQEQIMIIDYLAVSEKERNQGIGRQFVEYLKQKAGADGIKTFIIEAESAETADNRKRIEFWRSCGFLTTDYIHTYIWVPEKYKALYIPLASMQQITGEELFTYINKFHGLSFRVKKNDGAD is encoded by the coding sequence ATGAAAATAAAAACAACGTCCACATGGGATCAGGAGCTTTGGGAGGATGCCGGGCCAATTTATGCAGAGGCATTTGGTGAAAAGGGAGCAAAGCCAGTTAAAATCATTCAAAATATGCTCACCAAAGGGATTGCCGAGCTTTATATCGGTTATAACGAATCGAAGGCAATTGCCATGGCGCTCGTTGGTAAGCTTAATCAAGAGCAGATCATGATTATTGATTATTTGGCCGTATCAGAAAAAGAACGTAATCAAGGGATTGGCAGACAATTTGTTGAGTATTTAAAGCAAAAGGCTGGGGCAGATGGAATTAAGACCTTCATTATTGAAGCGGAGTCAGCGGAAACAGCAGATAATCGAAAAAGAATAGAATTTTGGCGATCATGCGGCTTTCTTACTACTGATTATATTCACACGTACATTTGGGTGCCGGAAAAATACAAGGCATTGTATATACCACTTGCTAGCATGCAACAGATAACTGGAGAAGAATTATTTACATATATTAATAAATTTCACGGATTGTCTTTTCGTGTAAAGAAAAATGATGGGGCTGATTAA
- a CDS encoding DUF2628 domain-containing protein, protein MAFLAELDATTKEDLQSFVGAKYESSYKKRWYGMSDRRSKLSWNWACFFFGPFWMSYRKMYRLSYGYLAAYFILELIVNIIGDELSAIGLVDMIIWLGLTVFVNYFYLEKAKKAVAAQKNVSTEKRKKELSQLGGTSVAAVFVYVLATIILGSVVQILI, encoded by the coding sequence TTGGCATTTCTGGCAGAATTAGACGCAACTACGAAAGAAGATTTGCAATCATTCGTTGGAGCGAAATATGAAAGCAGTTATAAAAAAAGATGGTATGGCATGTCTGACCGCCGTTCCAAATTATCGTGGAATTGGGCATGCTTCTTTTTTGGTCCATTTTGGATGTCCTATCGCAAAATGTATAGGCTTTCATACGGGTATTTGGCAGCTTATTTTATTTTAGAGCTTATTGTTAATATAATTGGTGACGAGCTATCGGCAATTGGACTCGTTGATATGATTATTTGGTTAGGATTAACGGTTTTTGTTAACTATTTTTACTTAGAAAAAGCAAAAAAAGCAGTAGCAGCCCAAAAAAACGTAAGCACAGAGAAACGCAAAAAGGAATTATCCCAACTAGGAGGGACAAGCGTTGCCGCAGTATTCGTGTATGTGCTTGCTACCATAATTTTAGGGTCAGTAGTTCAAATTCTGATTTAA
- a CDS encoding methyl-accepting chemotaxis protein: MKVFVPIIALMNRLKYIQKFAVIGGVLGIPILIMSFMLLSTTNKEIDTIQKRQVGTEYNTLLKDFLQDVQQHRAISVSVISGDASAKPKQEEKQSEIQEEIADIDAFVKGTGSSIQVTDQWAEMKQQWNTIQSDVESLNIQEATSMHIDYLGSILDFMVVIGDQSELFLAKSPENYYIINDVTTTLPNLTEHLGQIRAVGMSIATEQKITDEQKIQLVSLYASVENSLEQLEHGKAIIFTNMPSLENSLGETSQSTLEETNKFLEFVQKEFSTNTSITVNPDEFYNMATATIDTSFKLYELETKELNSIMTQQAKDLKLTKAAIIAVVVLIFILTIYIFIGFYLSISSTVQKLKAVTIHVADGDLETELDLQTKDEMKDVETAFNNMIQNLRSLIHQIKSSAEHLASSSAELSASAEQTSRASEQITLTVQDVAAGTEKQVESVNDSSTVVNEVSAGIQQVAANAQSVTVTAANASTNAADGEQAIQVAVNQMNSINHSVNDAALVVKELGARSLQIGEIVDVITNIAGQTNLLALNAAIEAARAGQHGQGFAVVADEVRKLAEQSASSAQQIGQLITSIQKETEKAVQTMNAATAEVTDGITAISTAGNSFAEIKGSVSEVAEQIGQVSAAAQQMLVGAEQVVGSIEVISEIAQVSSEGTQNISSITEEQLASMEEIEASSITLSRLAEELQETVSKFKV, translated from the coding sequence TTGAAGGTTTTCGTACCAATCATCGCGCTGATGAACCGACTTAAATATATACAAAAATTTGCTGTAATCGGCGGGGTTTTAGGGATACCAATTTTAATTATGAGCTTTATGCTCTTAAGTACAACGAATAAGGAAATCGACACTATTCAAAAAAGACAAGTAGGAACGGAGTATAATACTCTGTTAAAGGATTTCCTGCAGGATGTGCAGCAGCACCGCGCCATTTCTGTAAGTGTCATTAGCGGCGATGCGTCAGCCAAGCCTAAACAAGAAGAAAAGCAATCGGAAATTCAAGAAGAAATCGCAGACATTGATGCATTTGTAAAAGGAACTGGGAGTTCTATCCAAGTGACAGATCAATGGGCAGAAATGAAACAACAGTGGAATACAATCCAATCAGATGTCGAGAGCCTGAACATACAGGAAGCAACAAGCATGCATATTGATTATTTAGGTAGTATTTTAGATTTTATGGTTGTGATTGGGGACCAATCAGAATTATTTTTAGCGAAGTCACCAGAAAATTACTACATCATTAACGATGTAACAACTACATTACCTAATCTGACAGAACATCTTGGGCAAATCCGAGCTGTTGGGATGAGTATTGCCACAGAACAAAAAATTACCGATGAACAAAAAATCCAATTAGTTTCCTTATATGCCTCTGTTGAGAATTCACTTGAACAGCTTGAGCATGGGAAAGCTATCATTTTTACTAATATGCCGTCTCTAGAAAACAGTTTAGGTGAGACAAGCCAAAGTACATTAGAAGAAACAAATAAATTCTTAGAATTTGTGCAAAAAGAATTTAGTACTAATACTTCTATTACTGTTAATCCGGATGAGTTTTATAATATGGCAACAGCAACAATCGACACTAGCTTTAAACTGTATGAGCTAGAAACAAAAGAATTGAACAGCATAATGACCCAGCAGGCTAAAGATTTGAAGCTTACTAAAGCGGCCATTATTGCAGTAGTAGTGCTGATATTTATTTTGACCATTTATATTTTTATAGGATTCTATCTGTCTATCAGCAGCACAGTCCAAAAATTAAAAGCAGTAACTATACATGTTGCCGATGGGGACCTAGAAACAGAGCTCGATTTACAGACGAAAGATGAAATGAAGGATGTAGAGACAGCCTTTAATAACATGATCCAAAATCTGCGCTCCCTTATTCATCAAATTAAAAGCAGTGCCGAGCATCTCGCTTCGTCTAGTGCCGAGCTGAGTGCAAGTGCAGAACAGACAAGCAGAGCATCTGAGCAAATAACGCTTACTGTACAAGATGTTGCTGCTGGAACGGAAAAGCAGGTAGAAAGTGTTAATGACAGTTCAACAGTAGTGAACGAAGTATCTGCAGGAATACAACAAGTAGCAGCAAACGCACAAAGTGTAACAGTAACAGCAGCAAACGCCTCGACTAATGCAGCAGACGGAGAACAGGCGATACAAGTAGCTGTAAACCAAATGAATTCTATTAATCATTCTGTTAATGACGCAGCATTAGTAGTTAAAGAGTTAGGCGCTAGAAGCTTGCAGATTGGCGAAATCGTTGATGTTATTACCAATATTGCTGGCCAGACTAACCTGCTTGCCCTTAATGCAGCAATAGAGGCAGCGAGAGCAGGACAGCATGGCCAAGGATTTGCTGTTGTAGCTGATGAAGTGCGCAAGCTTGCAGAGCAGTCTGCCTCTTCCGCACAGCAAATTGGCCAGCTGATTACTTCTATCCAGAAAGAAACAGAAAAAGCAGTCCAAACGATGAATGCAGCAACAGCAGAAGTAACAGACGGAATCACCGCTATTTCTACTGCAGGCAACTCTTTTGCTGAAATTAAAGGGTCAGTTAGTGAGGTAGCCGAACAAATTGGCCAAGTATCTGCAGCAGCACAGCAAATGCTAGTAGGAGCAGAACAAGTAGTTGGCTCTATTGAGGTAATCTCCGAAATTGCCCAAGTATCTTCTGAAGGCACACAAAATATTTCATCCATTACGGAGGAACAATTAGCTTCCATGGAAGAAATTGAGGCTTCAAGCATCACTCTATCTCGTTTAGCAGAAGAGCTGCAAGAAACGGTAAGTAAATTTAAAGTATAA
- a CDS encoding GNAT family N-acetyltransferase, translating to MLTNEELKAIKALQEICESIDTCQLKLNFDMLENRSGNTKEDYFHYEKDKLVGFLGSYGFGNKVEICGMVHPSYRRKGIFSTLLTECMKDLKRRNVHTILLNAPSESQSAKDFLRNQSCSFFMSEYQMMWQNTELSLDDGVVLRPSDSPADLEAEVQLDILAFGLEEKEAREYNNHLKESNTEQHYIIEVNGTTAGKMRVAESNGEAWIYGLAIFPELQGKGIGRKALSRIIKMERQKGLPIFLEVEAKNAHALKLYQSCGFRSYHSQDYYKYQN from the coding sequence ATGTTAACTAATGAAGAGTTAAAGGCTATTAAGGCTCTCCAAGAAATTTGCGAAAGCATTGATACATGTCAGCTCAAGCTAAATTTTGATATGCTTGAGAACAGATCTGGTAACACAAAGGAAGACTATTTTCATTACGAAAAAGACAAGCTGGTCGGATTTCTTGGCAGTTATGGTTTTGGTAATAAAGTTGAAATTTGCGGCATGGTTCATCCGAGTTATCGACGGAAGGGGATATTTTCTACACTATTAACAGAGTGTATGAAAGACTTAAAGCGCCGCAATGTTCATACCATCTTATTAAATGCTCCTTCAGAATCTCAATCAGCCAAAGATTTCTTAAGAAACCAATCTTGTTCCTTTTTTATGTCAGAATACCAAATGATGTGGCAAAATACGGAGTTATCATTAGATGACGGAGTAGTTCTGAGGCCATCTGATTCTCCAGCAGATTTGGAAGCAGAGGTACAGCTTGATATTCTGGCATTCGGATTGGAAGAAAAAGAAGCCCGTGAATATAATAACCATTTGAAGGAAAGTAACACAGAGCAGCACTATATCATTGAAGTAAATGGAACAACAGCAGGAAAAATGAGGGTAGCGGAATCAAACGGAGAAGCTTGGATTTATGGGTTAGCGATATTTCCTGAGCTTCAAGGCAAAGGTATCGGCAGAAAGGCTTTATCAAGGATAATAAAGATGGAAAGGCAAAAAGGTTTACCCATCTTTCTCGAAGTAGAAGCGAAAAACGCCCATGCGCTTAAACTCTATCAATCATGTGGTTTTAGAAGCTACCACTCTCAGGATTATTATAAATATCAAAACTAG
- a CDS encoding phosphatase PAP2 family protein — translation MNLSNKGVKKDNKKNQKSKIPILLLTTLLTTQGAYSASAATDHSAIEPKPGAYGYYVDVYGSNESSNMTPETNSSIGVLSKFLDIWQPGDSWDNGTVLNESVHKHNIDTSISITKNRTEAEAKDAYLSDRRNQNYSVITGLGPYADNFKAGSNAGTTIPDEIPQDATSVKYEDGGNSNGNWADTDSSLGSMVNLINTIRWTGASTSSAKAYYSYKRPFRWSEDVSILPTLVPAKKDDPSSDGGFPSGHTNAAYLASYGLAYAVPERFEEMITRASELGNSRIVAGMHSPLDVIGGRVMSTAVAAAALNDSANKSVKDAAYKQAHEVLLTQEGTSYDAYSDYETNKQNYTKRLTYGFQQIGDTTKPMVVPKGAEVLLETRFPYLDDMQRRWVLYTTGLPSGYPVLDDSEGWGRLNLFAAAGGYDAFETNVNVTMDSSLGGFNAADSWKNDISGTGSLTKDGTGALTLTGNNTYTGGTVLEEGSLIANSSTAFGAGEVVNSGGTMNENITGSITIGEGFTQTDGGTLELNIGRKEEVLKIDGEAAFGGTLKLNFTDGYVPAADADIISYSTLASDSKFASVEITGLPENYQVVYGENALQVSAEKEEPEEDNTPEVPSNPDETVDNDEENNSNNPALVDSDNNNEENTVDNNDKISKEDKEEAAPVTGSSNENVNNSGKTADTNSVKNPQTGDNTNIFLYVGTLLASAVAASIVFWKRKMKRANQ, via the coding sequence ATGAATTTGTCAAATAAAGGCGTAAAAAAGGATAATAAGAAAAATCAAAAGTCGAAAATACCGATTCTATTATTAACAACACTATTAACTACACAAGGTGCCTATTCCGCTTCTGCAGCAACTGATCATTCTGCAATTGAACCAAAACCGGGAGCTTACGGATACTATGTAGACGTATATGGCAGCAATGAAAGTTCAAACATGACCCCTGAGACAAACTCCTCTATTGGTGTCCTCTCGAAGTTTTTAGACATTTGGCAGCCGGGAGATTCATGGGATAACGGAACAGTGTTAAATGAGAGTGTACATAAACATAATATCGATACTTCTATCTCCATTACAAAAAACCGCACAGAAGCGGAAGCAAAAGATGCTTACTTAAGTGATCGCCGTAATCAAAACTATAGTGTAATCACAGGTCTTGGGCCTTATGCAGATAATTTTAAAGCAGGGTCTAACGCTGGAACAACGATTCCAGATGAAATTCCTCAAGATGCGACAAGTGTGAAATATGAAGACGGAGGAAACAGCAACGGCAATTGGGCAGATACTGATTCCAGTCTTGGAAGTATGGTAAACCTGATAAATACAATCCGCTGGACAGGAGCTTCTACCTCTTCAGCAAAAGCTTACTATAGCTATAAACGCCCGTTCCGTTGGAGTGAAGATGTAAGCATACTGCCGACACTTGTTCCCGCTAAAAAGGACGACCCATCTAGTGATGGCGGTTTTCCAAGCGGACATACAAATGCAGCATATTTAGCATCATACGGACTTGCTTATGCAGTGCCTGAACGCTTTGAAGAAATGATTACAAGAGCATCAGAGCTTGGCAACAGCCGAATCGTAGCTGGAATGCATTCACCACTAGATGTAATCGGCGGCCGAGTGATGTCAACAGCTGTCGCAGCTGCAGCACTGAATGATTCTGCGAACAAAAGTGTAAAAGACGCAGCATACAAACAAGCACATGAAGTGCTACTAACACAAGAAGGCACTTCATATGATGCTTACAGTGATTACGAAACAAATAAACAAAACTATACAAAGCGTCTTACTTACGGATTCCAACAAATTGGCGACACAACAAAACCAATGGTAGTGCCAAAGGGTGCTGAAGTATTACTTGAAACTCGCTTCCCATATTTAGATGACATGCAACGCCGCTGGGTGCTGTATACAACAGGCTTGCCATCTGGTTACCCTGTTTTAGACGACAGTGAAGGCTGGGGCCGTTTGAATCTTTTTGCAGCAGCAGGAGGATATGATGCATTTGAAACAAATGTTAATGTAACGATGGACAGCTCTCTTGGCGGCTTCAATGCTGCTGACAGCTGGAAAAATGATATCTCTGGAACAGGCAGTCTAACGAAGGATGGAACTGGAGCCTTAACATTAACAGGCAACAATACATATACAGGTGGAACAGTATTGGAAGAAGGTTCCCTTATCGCAAACTCAAGCACAGCTTTCGGAGCTGGTGAAGTTGTTAATAGCGGCGGTACAATGAATGAAAATATAACTGGCAGTATCACAATCGGAGAAGGCTTTACCCAAACAGATGGTGGTACACTGGAATTAAACATTGGCAGAAAGGAAGAAGTTTTGAAAATTGACGGAGAAGCAGCGTTTGGCGGTACATTGAAGCTAAACTTTACTGATGGCTATGTACCTGCAGCAGATGCAGATATTATCAGCTACAGCACTTTAGCGAGTGACAGCAAATTTGCTTCTGTAGAAATAACAGGACTTCCTGAAAACTATCAAGTCGTTTATGGGGAAAATGCACTTCAAGTTTCAGCTGAAAAAGAAGAACCAGAAGAAGACAACACTCCTGAAGTTCCTTCTAATCCAGATGAAACAGTTGATAACGACGAAGAAAATAACAGTAATAACCCAGCACTAGTAGATTCAGACAATAATAACGAAGAAAATACAGTGGATAACAATGATAAAATAAGTAAGGAGGACAAGGAAGAAGCAGCACCTGTTACTGGCAGCAGCAACGAAAATGTGAACAATTCGGGCAAAACAGCAGACACAAATTCTGTGAAAAACCCGCAAACAGGGGATAATACGAATATTTTCCTATATGTAGGCACATTATTAGCATCAGCAGTAGCAGCTTCCATTGTATTCTGGAAGCGAAAAATGAAACGAGCAAACCAATAA